In Paenibacillus sp. 1781tsa1, one DNA window encodes the following:
- the rpoE gene encoding DNA-directed RNA polymerase subunit delta → MSTSLNLKIDKEKVKEIPLVDLAFMVLKAANTPYYYRDLMNEVAKQRGMTDEEINEFIAQLYTEINIDGRFACVGTSLWGLKRWYPVAGTEDSMTGAKRPRIINDEDDDLEDEDFGEEEDSYNSDEDFDSPDKDEDEDEEDEDEDDIFDEEDSEEEVLVEDDDLEDEDLEEDEEESENEDEFDDDSDNR, encoded by the coding sequence TCCCTTTGGTGGACCTTGCCTTTATGGTGCTGAAAGCGGCTAATACGCCGTATTACTATCGTGACTTGATGAATGAGGTAGCGAAGCAGCGCGGAATGACTGATGAAGAAATCAACGAGTTTATCGCCCAGCTATATACCGAGATTAATATCGATGGCCGTTTTGCTTGCGTCGGTACAAGTCTGTGGGGCTTGAAGCGCTGGTATCCGGTAGCTGGAACAGAAGATTCCATGACGGGTGCGAAGCGTCCGCGTATCATCAACGATGAAGATGATGATCTGGAAGATGAAGACTTCGGTGAAGAAGAAGATAGCTATAACAGCGATGAAGACTTCGACAGCCCGGACAAAGACGAAGATGAAGACGAAGAAGATGAAGACGAAGACGACATCTTTGATGAAGAAGACAGCGAAGAAGAAGTGCTGGTTGAAGATGACGATCTGGAAGATGAAGACCTCGAAGAAGACGAAGAAGAGTCCGAAAACGAGGATGAATTTGACGACGATTCTGATAATCGGTAG